TTTCCCCCACAGTCCCATCAACTCCACCCCCACCACTCCACCCTGCTCGAATGGCTGCACCTCAGGGAGCCAGTTGGCAGGTATACACCAAAAGTTATTAAATGCCTGCAGCAAGAAATACATTGTAATTCCCTCAGACTAAGGAACTGCAACTAAGAATATCCCCCCCGATTAATTTAATTTTCTATCTTGTGAACATTTAGACCATCAGCCAAATTGGTTACGCATATGGTCCCAGAAAAAAACCCCCTGCAGAATGACCGACATTCATTCAGCTTGCCCCTACCACAAACTCCATTTCCTCACTGTTTTTAATGCTCCCCTTTCCCCACATGTTCTATTCATCTTCATCAGCAAATGGGGGGAAGCAACTTCCTCACAGAGTTTTCCAAAGTCCACGACCCCTGAAGCCACCACACACTGCTCGTCCCTATGTTTACGAGACTAGTCAACCAACTATCCGAAATCAACAGGGGCTCTCATGATTTTCAGCATCTAAATAGTAAGTTATACCTCAgtgacttcccaaaatccactTTTGTTTTCAGAATTTCCCATAAGGATTCAAATCCACTTTCTTTTGCGTTATTATCGGATGAACAGACAGTTCTACAACAGGAAAATAGTTTGCCTGTCTAAATAAAAAACAGGATATTCCCGAACAACACATGCATTACCTTATAGTGAGGCATCTTCAAGGTCTTCAAGAAGTTAAGGCAAAAAGCAACTCCAAGACAGTCGTGTAGAATCCAAATCCATCTAAAATGTAAGTCAGTGAATTTAATACCAACTCCATATTTAACAAAGAGAGTACCAATGATCTTGGACCCATTCGCCAATCAAACACAGGACCTTTATTAGGTGAAAGGGCCTCATTATCAAAGGATACACTCCCAGTCTCCTGAAAAACACTGCCCGCTAATTTTCAGAGCCACAGACATCAGAGGTAAATCTTccagcttttgtaaattgtaatattaaaaaaaatgcagacaaTTCAGGAGATCACAAGTCATGTCCTGTGCCCTAAATCAGTACATAACTCGATATTGCAAAGGGAAAGGGTATTTGTTATTCCATAACATCTATTAGAGATTGGTCAGGCAAGGAAGGACTCGAATGAAACAGACAAGATCTTGTGGGGTGGACACATTTATTctttgggagaatctagaactaagAAAATCTATTTAAAAGTAAGGAATTCACATTTGAGACAGAGAAGACAATATCTATTGCCAGATGCATGGGTTTTTGCAGCTCTCAATGGCCTTTTAGGTTGTTTTCAAAAGTCTGAATAAAGTTTCCGACCCGaggcgtcacctattcatgttctccagggatgcagcctgacccgctgagttactccagcactaagtgTCTTTCATTTGATTATTAATGGTAGACAGATCTGGTGGTTTAATGAAGAGATTAAAGGAATGCGAGTGCAATCAAATCAGCCGGGAGCTTACTGTACACAGAGGCAGGGTGTGAGGGTCTGAGTGCCCCATACACAAACCAGATGTCCACATGTAAGTGTGGCATTTTAATGCCAATCTTATCTGATCAAAGAACTACTCAGTAGAAAGCATCTTCTCCCATGGtaccaaaaactagagggcacaggcctgAGGTGAAAGGAAAGGatgtaaaaaaaattaatgcAGAAACTAATTAATGCAGAACATGGTGCTGGTACAGGTGGTGGAATCGAATGCAATCCctaaatttgggaaatatttaGTCAGGCACTTGAATAGCCAAGACATATGCAGACTAATTGTTTTGTGAAAAAGTGATCGATTCCAACAATTTGGCACTCTACCTAATTTTCAAACTATTATACCACTGCTTTTTAGCAATTCTTCCTCTAGGCAAACACTCAACATCCTACACAGCATGCTGGTTCATTCATTGGGGTCAGCACTAGCACACACCAGTTGATGGCAGCTTGCAGTCTGGACACTCACCTGTCATTATTTCGAAACACAACCCACACCGCAGCCAATGTTATACAGAACAATGCGAGCATCACCAAACGAACTTCAATCCTTCTGCTACTGCAAATGAAGCTGAAACAAAAAGGCAAAGGCCATCATGTCCATGGTGGCTGAGgaaggtgtgggaggggggggggggggggggggagctggactTTGCCTGGGAAACACATTAGCCCGGGAAACGGCTCGCAGACAAGTACTAACGAATTATGGCGCAGCTACTGAAAGCTGTACTCAGGCAAATTTGTAACTGATGTAAATGATACTTCAATGTCCTTCTGCTTCTGAAAGAGAATGTTCAACTACTATGAAAGGATAAAAGGCAGCTTACCTGCATTTGCAATATGGGATTCTCCTCACTAGTGCCGACAAACAATTGTAGAGACTGATTGCTGAAGCTACGCTGAAGATGGCAATGACCACGTACACTAAGGGAAACAAGCAGAGGTAAATTTTCCACACATCCATTCTGTGTACTGCTGCATTTTTAAGCTGCACAGAGTTCTGTGTTCAAGACCATTTCCACATATTTGTTTGAAAAGACTTCCAACCTCGAGTAAAACGTAAAACGAATAATCTCTTTGGGGCAACTAAACATCTGTTGTTTACAGTCTGCAGTACTAATTTTGAACTTTTCCCAATTTACAACTATCCTTGTGAATAAGAGCCCACATTGATTAAAGCTAAACACAACCTTTAACAAACTTTGTGCAACTTGCATATTACACTGGGATTGCATTAACTTGCAGAGAGTGACCTTCCCAAAGTAAATAATGCCGGGCACTGTTCATCAATTCTTTACTACTTTTCTAACAGTCGAATAAGCAATAGCACTTTTAAACCATGCTCCAAGTTGATTCTTGGCTCTAGCGCAAGAACTATCCCTTCCTTACTCTGGGATTTATTTTATAAACGGAAATGTCTGAATGCACAACGTTCTCACCTAACCACTTGTAGAAGAAGTACAACAGCACAATCATCACAATAACAATGATGACAAAAAATAGGACGGTGACTGGAGTCAAGATGTTCGCCGTGTCCTCATTCTTACTCCCTCTACGGGTCTTTGATCTTGATTCAGGTGATAAACTTTCACTTTTTCCCGAAAAGAAATAAGATTAAAAACAATCACTTGTTAACTTTTTCAAAGTACAATCCATCATCTTATAGTAAAGCTGTTAAGCTCAGAACAATGAAATGACCAATTAGACTGCTGCTAAAATACAGAAATAGGACTGCAGGAACAAACTGGTGACGAGGAATTTGGGCCTCTGGCAATTGTACAGCACATCCCTACTGTTTGCAGCTTGTGGACCAGCTGTCACAgagcacccaggttcgatcctgaccacagatgctgtctgtccagagcTGTGGCCATGTGAGTTTCctgccacgtcccaaagacatgcgggttataTATTAATTGGTTTTTGCaaaattgccactaatgtgtagggagtggatgagaaagcgggataacctagaactagtgtgaactaatgatcgatggttagcatagaatcggtgcgctgaagggcatgtttccatgctgtacctttaaattaaaataaaagattcAAGTTGTGGGAAAAGAATCCACAAACACTAAAGAAGCAACCCCATAGAATGTTGACAATTGTTCGATGATTAGAAGAGAGAGATGACGAGCAAATCAGCCTCCTTAACCTGAAGCTCACTCGGTAGAAAAGAAAATACCCGAcctacatttagtttagagatacagtgtagaaacagtccTCAGCAATccccgtaaactagcactatcctacacactagggacaatttacaatctttactgaagtcaattaacctacaagcatgttcatctttggagtgtgggaggaaatcagagcatcccggggaaaacccacgtggtcacggggagaacgtataaattccgtacagacggcaactctaccgctgcgccatcgtactGCCCTATGTTAACTTTGATAAGAACACGTGCCAAGCTTAAAAAGCAATTTCACTCAACAGACCCGATTTACCTTTCCGGTTCTTCTATCCCACTCCAGTAACTTCCAAGGGCAACAGTCCCAACAGCAATAAAGAAGACAATCAGGATGCTGTAGTCCATAGAGGGCATGGGAGGAGAGTAGAGTGTGGCTGAAATTTGATTCCCCAGCACCTACAACCAAAATAATACCTAATAAGTGGTACATCAAGGATACGAATCCAACAGTCAATGCCTTCTCCAGGCAGGTGACTGATCCAAAGATAAAAATTACCACAATTCGTAAATGTAAAAGCATTGAGTTCACCCAGTTTGGATCAGTATTGTTTAATATTGTCTGAATAATCTGAATTGGGTTTGCTTTGTTTTGTCAGTGATTTGGAATATTTTTCACATATTACCATAAGGCATTTGCCAACATGCTACATTAAGGGCTGGTACTCAAGCTGAGGGAACTGGGGAGACGAAGCCTTTACCACGGATCGAAGGTTGGTTATCACACTGATATCGGGAAAATGGGACCAAAAACTGATCTTGGGGCAATTCCCCAGTCAATTCCCTTCAGCCTGAAGATAACCCAAATTATTCATGATTTATACAAGTGACCTGAAGGAAAAGGCTGAATACATAGGATCAAAGTTTGCTGAAAACACTAAGGTGGATGGGTGGGTATCTTGCAAGGAGGATATCTGGACACTGCTACGAGTGATTGAATAGTCACAAACTTGGCAAACTACGTTTAATATTCATTtgataacaaggaactgctgatgttggcttataccaaagatagactcaaaatgctggtgtaacacaacaggtcaggcagcatccctggagaatatggataggcaacctttcgggttgaaaaccttcttcagactaaagaggtgttccaacctgaaatgcccctgtccattttctccagggatgctgccttaccctctgagtcactccaacattttgtgtctatctttaacattCATGCATTTGGTAAGAGGAATGAAAAGGCAACATCTTACAAATAggtacagagggatctaggtggtCTTGTGCATGAATCACAATAGGTTAGCGGGCAGATACAGGAGTTTAGGTAGCACGTGTCATGTTAGCCTTGTTGCTTGAGGGTTGGAGTTTATAAAAAGGGAAGTTTTCTTATATCATACAGGGAGTTGGCTTGGCATATGAAGCACTTTTCTGCTCCCTTATTTATGAATAGATATGCTAGGTCCAAAAGATTGACTGGGCTAATTCCTGGTCTGTGGGGCTTGTTCTAACACATGATAAAAAAATGGTATCTGtgatagaagaatgagaggtgaccaTATTGCAGCATCAGATCCTAAGACAGCACGACCATGTAAATTTAGTGATGAAGAAGAGTTGTAAAGGAAGAGTCTCAGACAAGGAGGCAGGCATTTAACACAGAGGAGCATAGGAATTTGATCGTACAGAATATGGTCAATTTCTGCAATTCTCTGTCCCCGAGTTGCGGAAGCTGGATCATTGGGGGAATTTAAAAAGGCAGTACGTAATGTTTTTGAAAGAAAAATCAGGGAATTGAGGGCTTTGCAAAACTGGCACAGAATAGTTGAGGGCAAGGGGAGATCAGGCACGTTAAcagtaaatggcagagcaggctgagGGTCAAGAGGTCTACGCCCAACTCCTTGTGTTTAGAGGGAGACAAATTTAAACCAAGTGTCAAAGAAACCAGAGGGAAAGAGACGAAAAGTATTTATACAAGGAGCGATTAGGATTTGCACGTTCTGCTTCAGAATCACACATCTCCTCCTGCATACAGTACAACAGGCCACCTTTTTGGCCATGCCTGTCCCTTTGAAGAGAGCCACCAGGAAACAAATCCAGGACAACATTTCCAAccaaagcctgtgcttggtcagtCCAAGCTCTACAActattatgagaatgatcccggggatgattgcaTTAACAAATGAAGAGCGTTTGAAGGCTTTGGGTCTGTACTCATTTGGGTTTAGGAGGAtcagggggaactcattgaaacctatTGGATAATGAAAGACCCAAGGATGCTTCCACTAATTTGCggtgtccaggaccagagggcacagcctcgggataaaggatgtaccttcagaatggtTATGAGGAAgtgtttctttagccagagggtggtgaatctgtggaattcattgccacagatggcttgggaagccaagtcattgggtattttagtAAAGAttaataaattcttgattagtaaggatgtcagaggttactgggagaaggcagaacggggttgagggaaaaatagatcagccacgttcgaatggcggagtagactcgatgggccgaaaggcccttCAGCTCCTATATCTTATCATCTTACAACACTGAAGGTCAATTGACCtctaaattgaccctaatgtgcaggaaatggatgcaaaagtgagataacatagaactagtgtgaacgggtgattgatggttggcatggattcagcgagccaaagggcttgttgctTTCATCAATCTAAATAAATGCTTACATTAGTTTGAACCTCATTTGCTGCCAGGTCCATGGAAAGTCAGGTGGAGCATGCACCACCCAAACGCCAGTACAACAGAATGCAGAGAGAAGAGGCGACAGTGGGGTTCAGGCACAATGAGCAGCAGAAAGGCAAGAATTAAATTACCTTTTTCATGGATAGTATATCAGCAAAGCTGATTAAGGCCACTGGAATTTGTAGCTGCTCGTATTCAGATGTATTACCCTTAGGAGGaatctgaagaaaaaaaaaaagagcattgaTGAGCCAAGTACTTTGCAGTAAATGTATTTGAGGAACAGTTAGGTTCTGAACTAGACATTCTTCAAAGTTAATTTAATAACAGCAAATAAAAAACATCCCCACTGGAGATTTTCCCTCCTAACAAAATGTTTCCAGACCTGAATATTGAGAATAATTTTGCTTTCCTTATCTGAACAGGATATATTTTAGAAGGATGCAGCCAAGATTCACCAGCTGGTCCCCGGGATGGCACATCTGCCAGAGAGGAGATGTGGCTGGGCTGGGCTTCCTCTCTGGGGTCCAGGGGATGTAGTCATCAACATCTGCTAAATTCTGAGGGGGTTCAACAGTAAAAGTAGGAAGGACAGTTCCCCGAcatggagtcaagaaccagggtgACAGTCTCCCAGTGAAGTATATGCcaaataaaactgaaattaaggagaaatttcttcacacTGTTGACCCTTTCTGATTCTCTGGAGGGCTGTGGACACCGACTCACAGAGTAGCTGACTTCTATAGGCTGTGACCTACACCTACTCCGATTTGTAGCTTTCTCAAAAGGAGAATTACAACACAAGTCTCTCCTGGTTggaaggtgggtgggggaaaagaagaggagtCTTAGTCCCTATTATTAAATATCAAGAAAATATCCGTTGATGTTTGATAACAGACTATTTAGCCACAGTATTTTAGATAAACTAAAAAAGCACATTGTGACACATTGTGGAATTATTCAAATGCCGACTTACTAGACCACTTGTAGAGGCAATCAACAGAGCTTTGGCATGGTTCCCCACAGCAATCCGTGCTTTTTCAATGAATGTACAGTTCCCTCTCATCACAACCACAAGCTTGTCCTTTATACCCTCAGCAGGCACATCTGATGAATTGCAGAGTTCAGTGCTGGTCAGGTCTTGTAATTGGTAATTAGTCTACAGAGATAAAGAAACATCAATAGTGAAAGAACCCCAAGAAGGAACCTTCAAAATCACAGATGACAGTGCCAGTAGTAGCAGCAAGAAGCAAACTATAGGATTGGTATTGAGCAGAGCTTTACAGGTGTGGTTCAGTTTGTCTTAATGCATCAAGCATCCATCAACCATGGAGTGAGCAACCCAGCCCCAGGCCTGCTTGCCTTTCAATGCAAGGACAAACACGGCACCCTGTATTAGAGACCAGGTCACTGAGCAAAGTTGTCACTAATCTTCAGTGTCTGTACCAAATCAACACAAATCTGCTCTAAGAAAAATATAATCTTGCAGAACGTGTAAAATAGATAGGAAAAACCCAGAGTCTTTTACCTATGATATGGGAattggaaatcaagaactagagtgcatagctttaaggtgagaggggaaagatttaataggaaatggACATACatccttttcacacagtgggtacatggaacaaactgtcagaccaagtagatgaggcaggtaccataagaacatttaaatgtaatttggatagatacatgcataggaaagttttagagggatatgggcctaacaaaGCCAAATAGGAcattttggtcagtatggacaagttgagccaaaggacccgtttacatGCTATCTAACAAAAAAAATCACGCAGCTCAAAAAATGGCAATTTTAAATGTGTTCCATTTTTGGCCAATATCTTGTTTTGCTTTCTCTTTCTGATGCAGCCTTTCTCAAGGCTGTATCAGCCCAAGTTTGTACATGATTGATGGAGATGTAGTTGCAGACAAGGATGAGACCCGTTTAGGAGCTAGATAAACATTTCAGAGACAGCAGCATCTTCTGACATCATCTCACCCCATTGGACAAGACTGGCAACAGAAATAAGCATGgagagaaatttaaaaaatgaggaAACCAATGTCTGATAaaggcaaagtgttggagtaactcagcacgccaggcagcatccccgtatagaaaggatgggtgacgtttcgtgtcagcacccttcttcaggagtctgaagaagagttccgacgctaaacgtcacctatcctttttctccagagatgctgcctggcccgctgagttactccagcattccgtgtctatctccggtataaatcagcacctgcagttcctacacacaaTGTCTGATAAGGGTCTGCCTATAATGCAATCCCTAAACCAAAATACAGCATCAAGAACCCTTAAGAATGACACAATTCCGTTCCTATGATTTATAAGGGACGGTCACCTGATTAAGTTTGGTTAGCTCGGGCTTAGAGTCAAGGAACAACAAGACAGAAGTAAATGTCTCAACATAGAGGCAAGTTATGAaaagtacagagaaggtgcagGGCGCGGTTTTTTCCCCCTCTTGTTGCTTTATTCAGCCAATCCTTTAGTTGTCTGTTACTCACGGCGTTGGTCAGAGTACTGGGAAGCGGCATCCACTGCTCGTTGAAAATGATGCAGTACTCCCGGATTTTGGGAGAGGTCTCATTGCTGGACGCGCGGAGGATGCCCTCCTGGGCCTCGGCCTGCATTGGGCAGAAGGAGAAAACATTCAGGGCGATGGCGATGGGACTGACCTGAAGCGACCGCTACCCGCGATGAAGCTGCGGGTCCCGGGCGGGCCTGTGCCCGAGGCCGGAGACGGGAATGCAAGTGAcaagggtggggggttggggccaGGGGGTTATCACGGCCCGGacatggtggtggggaggggggaagagaaccgaagggagggggggggggggggggacgacgacgACCGGACACCGACGGCCTGTGGACCCGCGCGAATGGGCAGCCCACAGACACCGCCAGCGGCCGGCGTGGCTTCTCTCCACGGGCACCTGGAACACGCCGAGCAGAAGCAGCAAACTCGCGGCCACCGGCCAGTCCCGAACAGTCGCCATGGTCCACAGTCAACACCGTCCCAGCGCGCATGCGCACTGCGGCGCGTGAGCAGCGATGCTTCCTGTTTACAGCAGTTGTGTCGTCATCACGTTGCTGGCGTCCAGCATCACCGGGGCAGGGTGACGTATGCGACCATAGCGCCACCTGGCGGCCTGAAGGACCATTTACACTTGCTCAatcatacatcagtctgaagttcaagttcaagtgaattcattgtcatgtgtccctgtataggacaatgacattcttgcccgAATTTCCcgcagggtttcggcctgaaacgttgcctatttccttcgctccatagatgctgagtttctccagcatttttgtgtacctacacttGCTCAATGTTGCTCAATTTTAAACAGAGGAAGCGCCAGCGAATGCTGTCCGAAGCAAAGATACTGGTCCGAAGTGTCCCAACTGGTTTTCGCCACCTATGcatgttttctagagatgctggctTATCTGCtgagtctccagcattttgtgcatcttTATTTCCATCTAATATCAACATTTCTATTCATCAGATGTGAGCATGGTTGTCTATCCCTAATTGTCCATGCGAGAGGTTGTAATGAACCACCTGATACTAGTCCAAGCTTTAGTGCAGATCCTTTCTCTCCCCAATTCCCAGGCAGGATCCAGGACAGATGGACATAGCttatagtgggagggaggaatcaTCGTAAAGGAGACCAGAGGGGAAAGTCTTGGACAAAGACTGCCAATTTTATCGGGAGACACAAAaccctgcagatgttggaaatgggAAGAAAAACAAACGACCGAACctcgtctgtggagagaaatggacagtctacattttggtttgagaccttTCATTTGGATTTGgatggattcaatttattgtcattgtcttcaattaagagatAACAAAATACTATTTTCCTTAGTCATACAaattaaaaaacaacaaaacacagaaTACAGTAGTCCACAACGTAAACATCCCCACAACGGCactaaagttccccactgtgagggaaggaaccaaagtccagtcaacctcctcgtatcgtagcagctcgttatACACTACGTTAgacgtaggtactcgggacatccggtaaGTCTGGACTTTTTTTTCcagcacgatgaaaaatgtccacgagtaaaaaaatagccccgagtacctacggctggcataacgagccgctacgatatatccagaGACTCCTacactcgttacgaacattctgcgagtttgaaaactcgggggaattcgtgaataactcgggaaagtggcacaggccctttatgcaGGCGAATTGGATTAGTGTGGATGagcaaaaaggttggcatggatgtggtgggccaaagggcccgtttctaagCTGTACCACGTACGCCATGACTATTACCTACAAATTAACAGTTTATTTCTCCATGGCTACTGTCCACCTGCCTGAGCGTTTCCCACCACATTCCCTGTTGACAATGGGATCTCAGTCaccaatgtcagaagatccttcacagGGGTGTACCCTTGGAAAATATCCGACTCTTAGAGGGTATCTGGCCACATGCTCAAAACATGCCCAGAATAGCAGGCTGAAGTTTTCACAGACTTTGGCCTCTCATTACTAAACTCTGAGGTCCCCATCTGCTTTAAAAGAATATCCATACTatccataaatagacacaaaatgctggagcaactcagcaggagaggcagcatctctggggagaaggaatgggcgaccttttgggttgagacccttcttcagactgatgtcaggggatagggagatacatagataaggaagtgtaaggtgtgcgaacaggagaaagggaatggagatcaagggaaatgtaaaatagatcattgttagctggaagaAGGTAACAACATAGGAAACAGATAAACTGTAGTCAGAGAAAGTAgggctggtcggagaactgggaagggggaatactacatttttcttgatctccTTTCCCtttgtcccattccttctctcta
The genomic region above belongs to Leucoraja erinacea ecotype New England chromosome 33, Leri_hhj_1, whole genome shotgun sequence and contains:
- the LOC129712685 gene encoding signal peptide peptidase-like 2A → MATVRDWPVAASLLLLLGVFQAEAQEGILRASSNETSPKIREYCIIFNEQWMPLPSTLTNATNYQLQDLTSTELCNSSDVPAEGIKDKLVVVMRGNCTFIEKARIAVGNHAKALLIASTSGLIPPKGNTSEYEQLQIPVALISFADILSMKKVLGNQISATLYSPPMPSMDYSILIVFFIAVGTVALGSYWSGIEEPESESLSPESRSKTRRGSKNEDTANILTPVTVLFFVIIVIVMIVLLYFFYKWLVYVVIAIFSVASAISLYNCLSALVRRIPYCKCSFICSSRRIEVRLVMLALFCITLAAVWVVFRNNDRWIWILHDCLGVAFCLNFLKTLKMPHYKSCVILLVLLLIYDVFFVFITPLFTPNHESIMVEVATGSGSGSSEKLPVVIRVPRLVPSVATLCGIPFSVLGFGDIIVPGLLVAYCRRFDVETNGYNIYFILCTIAYAVGMMLTFVVLIVMKMAQPALLYLVPCTLITCTITAITRKELRIFWTGSVYEVLQGFNRTSTQTDKFPRAQQLLYDDDPS